CCTGCCAAATTGCAGTGATTTACAGGGTTCTCCGGTTCCAATTCCACCGTTCGCCGAAAATAACGCAGAGCATTCCCATAATCTTTTTTCTTCATCGCCTGCATGGCTTTTTGATAATAAAACTCTGCATTAAGGACGAGGGGGATTACTTTCCCCCTCTCTTTTTTTAGACGTTCTTTACCCATTTCCTCCTCCGCGTCTCCTGGAATCTCTGTTTTCAGTATACCATACCGGAATTTTTTCTGCAGAGGGAAAAGTTCCTCATTCCACATCTTTTGACGGATCGATCTTTTGACACTTCACATGGTTCAAACCGCGGGATACTTGGAAGCACTCCGGTACCCGAAAGTTCTGTTTTTATGCGGCAGGCGATCTCCGCCTCTCCCACGGGGAACCGACCGAGGACCGCGTACATTTTTCTGTAGATGCCCTATAAGCGACGCGGAGCTCTCCTTTTTTACTCATAAGAAGAGAAAAAGCTCGGCAAGTGATTCATCGCCGAGCAGAGAGAATCGGTTCCAAACCTGGGGATACAATCTATTGGAGCAGAGAATAGTTTATATGGAGGTCCCCCTTTTTTTCGGCGTAAAGATTCTCTTTAAAACGTGTGAAATCCATAACGTCCTTTATGGTTCCTTCTTCCACCAGCTTATTGGCCAGCTTGGAGCGCAGGAGCGCCTTTTCGTACATTTCCCGCACTTCACTGCTGTTCCAAAACTGATCTTCGGTCAAGCCTGTAATTTTGATACGATTGGCCATCAGTTCCTTGATGACGTAGCCATTCTGATCGTCCGCTTGCTCGAGGAGGGATCTTTGGAGTTGTACCACATCATCCACTTCCTGCGGTGAAACGTTTAGGCCAAGCGCCTTTGCATACTGAACTGCCAATTCATCTTTGATCATGTTGTCAAGGATCGCTTCATCGCTGAGCTTAGGTTGAGCATTAGGACCAAGCTGACTGATCAGATCTACATTTTCCCTGTAAAAGACAAATCGTTCGAGGGGAATCTCAATGCCTCCTCCGTGAACCAATATCTGATCTTTTTTCGGTCCGAGAAGATCCAGCTTCGCTCTGATGGCATCGAAACCCTTTTGAATGGTCTCCCGTACCTCCTGCGGAATGCCCAACGATTCCGCCTCGGTCACCTGCGAGATGGAAAAAACGGCGAGAGTGCCCAAGAAAAGGAGGGAAAGAAACAAAGAGAAAAAAAGAGGAATTTTTCTTAACACGAGACTTCAACCCCTCTCTCATTCATGGTTTATCGTACATGAATCTGCCACGTTACCTCCACCATACCATTTACTTGGTGAGGGTAATACATAACCTTCATTTTTGACATTTACAGAGAAAGGAGAAACTTTCCTGCCGTACTTTTTGGCATTGAGCAAATCATGCATTATCTATTCGTAGAATAACATTCTTCTTTTGGAACGTCAAGAATAGTATAATAAATTTTTAATAAACAGATTTATCTTTTCCATCCAAAATAAAACCGCCATTCATCCCACCAATTTAGAAGCGCGGATGAATGGCGCGTGAGAGATAAACGAAGCGATTACCAGGTGGCGCCGGTGGAAGAGGCTCTGTCCGTCAGCGTGATCCGGATGCTTCCATTGGAGGTATCTACGGTGAGTGGGAATTGACCGCCGTTTACCACGCCCTGGTAATGATCATCCCCCTTGTTCCCGCTGAAGGGAGGGTCCGGAACATCAATGCTCCCGTTCCCCGTTCTAAGATCATAGGCGTAACTCCCAGAAGGGGACAGGGTAAGGCGAACCGAACCGTTGAAGGTATGGATGCTCCACGCTCCCGTCATCTCCCCGCCCGCCTCGATTGTACCGTTGCTCGTTTTGGCGTTTAAACTCCCCTTATATCCCGTAACCACAATTTTACCGTTTGAAGTATCCAGGTCCGCCTCACCGGCGCTTTCTCTCAAATCGATTTCTCCATTTGATGTATGAATGCGTCCAACCCGATCCATACCGACAACGGTAATCTTCCCGTTGCCGGACTCCCCTTCGATTTTCATCCCCTTGGGTGCATACACTTTCAGATCGACGGAGGTCATAAAAGGAGTAAAGAGGAGTTGATCTTTCGGCCACTCCACCTGGACGATCAGCTGATTTCCATTTTCCTGCAGGTGAACGGGAATTTTCTCCATCTCTTGCCGGAGACTTTCTTCATCGGCCATCGCCATTCGATACGTGGGAATAACGGTAATTTTCCCATCGGTGGAAGGAGAGATTTCGATGTCCCCATGCGCGGACAGGACACGAAGGGAAGTGAAATCGCCGGGGTCCCGGACCCTGCTCTCCGCCGTGATGGAGGCCGTTTTGCCGATGTCATTCCAGTTGATGCGCCCGTCCGTAAAGGAAAAGATAGGAACGAGCCCCAAAACGACAACGACCAGGATCGCTCCTCCCCAGTCGAAGCGGACGGGACCCTCTTTTTTCCCGAACAAAAGCATTTCCAAGCCGTAACCCACGATGATGAGGGGCCAAAACTTATGGAGTTCGGCCACCCATTCCCCTTGCCCGCTCATCCCTAAAAGAAGAATGATGCCAATGAGAATCAGTGAAACCCCTGTAGTCGCTCTCCCGACTCGCATGCCTCAACACTCCTTTTTCTTTCCCGATCCAATCAAACCTTTTAGCCGACATGCGCAGGTTTAAAGAGGCAGGCACGCTCCCGTTCCCCTCTTTTCCCACATCATATCATGAATCAGGAGAGAACAAAACATGCTCCGGATAGGGAGATGATCCGCCTTGAGACGGATGGGAGCGGCAAGAGATCGACCGGCGGGTTATCCTTTTTTCACCTCAAAGTGAATCGTTCCCGCCACTCCGGCGGTCATCCCTGCCCTCCACGGTCGGACGGTGAGTGCCTCCCTTAGAGCCTGGCCGAAAGCTCGAAACGCACTCTCCCAAATATGGTGCCCATGGCCGGGCCTCCCTTTTAGGAGATCGAGATGAAGGGTGGCTCCTGCCCCCTGGACAAATCCCTCAAAAAATGCGACGAGATCTTCCGAATTCATCCCCTCCATGGCGGGGGGAAGTTTTACGTCTCCCGGGTTAAAATCGAGATAGGCACGACTTTCAAAGCTAAGGACCGCCCGGGTGAGGGATTCGTCGATGGTGCCGTAGGCATAGCCGTAACCCACCACCCCTTCTCCGTGATGGGCTGCGATGTATTCCTTAATCGCTTTGCCAAAGGTGATCCCCACATCCTCGGTAATCACATGGACGAGATCGAAATGATCCAACTTCACCGTCACGGCCAGATTCATCTCTCCCCTCCATGCCACATGTTCCAACATATGATTAAAGAAAGGGAGAGGGGTGGCGATCTTCTCTTTTCCCCGGGGATCGCGCGGCCCAAAATCAAGCTTCACCTGAATGAGGGATTCTGAGGTGGTCCGGGTCACTTCAATTGGTTTCTCCATGGGTTTATCTCCTTTCCTCTACAGCGAGGCGATGGCTGTCGAAGCCCTCCACTTTCGCAAAGTGGGCCGCATAGGATCTTACCCGTTCAAACCCCTCCTGGGTTACATACCCGATCGAGGAACGCTTCAGGTAATCCCACACCGAGACGCTGGAATAGCTTTTCGCAAATCCCCCGGTGGGAAGAATGGCATTGGGACCGAGGAGAAAATTGCAAAGGGTGATCGGCGTATATTCTCCTAACAAAATCTCTCCGGCATTCTTGATCTTCGGCAATACGGAGAAGGGATCTTCCACCAAAATCTCCATATGCTCCGGCGCGTACCGGTTTACAAATTGAATCGATTCCTCCAGACTTTGGGTAAGCAGAATCCCGCCGAAATTGCTTAAAACCTGCTCCACAAACTCTCGCCGCCGGGGGGAGAGTTTCGGCAGCTGTTTCTCCACAATCTCCGCCACTTTCTCCGCCAAGGGACGGGAATGGGTAACGAGGAGGGAGGCGGAGTCGGGACCATGTTCCGCTTCAATCATGAGGTCTAACGCCGCTTTCTCCGGGTCCGCGTTCTCATCGGCCAAAATGATCGCTTCACTGGGGCCGGCCGGAAGTCCCACATCGATGAGTCCGGTTAAAAGGCGTTTTGCCGCGGTAACATAGGGGTTTCCGGGACCAAGAATTTTCCGGACGCGGGGGATCGTCTCCGTTCCATAGGCTACGGCGGCCACCGCCTGGGCTCCACCCACCTTATAGATCTCTCTGATTCCGGTTACCTTCGCCACCGCCAGCAGGGAATCGTCCAACGTCCCTTTTTCATTGGGAGGCGTCACCACGATGATGCGGGGAACACCTGCCACCACCGCCGGAACTCCCAGCATAAGGAAGACGGAAGGAAAACTTCCCTTACCCCTTGGAACATAGAGGGCAACATCGGAGATGGGAGTGACCTTCTCACCGGCCATGATTCCCCTGTCGATCTCTGTAAACCAGAATTCCTTCGGCATCTGTTCCTCATGGAATT
The DNA window shown above is from Thermicanus aegyptius DSM 12793 and carries:
- a CDS encoding DUF4097 family beta strand repeat-containing protein, translated to MRVGRATTGVSLILIGIILLLGMSGQGEWVAELHKFWPLIIVGYGLEMLLFGKKEGPVRFDWGGAILVVVVLGLVPIFSFTDGRINWNDIGKTASITAESRVRDPGDFTSLRVLSAHGDIEISPSTDGKITVIPTYRMAMADEESLRQEMEKIPVHLQENGNQLIVQVEWPKDQLLFTPFMTSVDLKVYAPKGMKIEGESGNGKITVVGMDRVGRIHTSNGEIDLRESAGEADLDTSNGKIVVTGYKGSLNAKTSNGTIEAGGEMTGAWSIHTFNGSVRLTLSPSGSYAYDLRTGNGSIDVPDPPFSGNKGDDHYQGVVNGGQFPLTVDTSNGSIRITLTDRASSTGATW
- a CDS encoding SurA N-terminal domain-containing protein, whose protein sequence is MLRKIPLFFSLFLSLLFLGTLAVFSISQVTEAESLGIPQEVRETIQKGFDAIRAKLDLLGPKKDQILVHGGGIEIPLERFVFYRENVDLISQLGPNAQPKLSDEAILDNMIKDELAVQYAKALGLNVSPQEVDDVVQLQRSLLEQADDQNGYVIKELMANRIKITGLTEDQFWNSSEVREMYEKALLRSKLANKLVEEGTIKDVMDFTRFKENLYAEKKGDLHINYSLLQ
- the hisD gene encoding histidinol dehydrogenase, whose amino-acid sequence is MQWLEWAKLGEEEKRRILTRAEKEITTQMEIAQEIIAAVREEGDRALIRFTARFDRVELTSDRLKVKEEEIDEGYERLKREDPLMVETIQVAYRNIRKFHEEQMPKEFWFTEIDRGIMAGEKVTPISDVALYVPRGKGSFPSVFLMLGVPAVVAGVPRIIVVTPPNEKGTLDDSLLAVAKVTGIREIYKVGGAQAVAAVAYGTETIPRVRKILGPGNPYVTAAKRLLTGLIDVGLPAGPSEAIILADENADPEKAALDLMIEAEHGPDSASLLVTHSRPLAEKVAEIVEKQLPKLSPRRREFVEQVLSNFGGILLTQSLEESIQFVNRYAPEHMEILVEDPFSVLPKIKNAGEILLGEYTPITLCNFLLGPNAILPTGGFAKSYSSVSVWDYLKRSSIGYVTQEGFERVRSYAAHFAKVEGFDSHRLAVEERR
- a CDS encoding imidazoleglycerol-phosphate dehydratase; translated protein: MEKPIEVTRTTSESLIQVKLDFGPRDPRGKEKIATPLPFFNHMLEHVAWRGEMNLAVTVKLDHFDLVHVITEDVGITFGKAIKEYIAAHHGEGVVGYGYAYGTIDESLTRAVLSFESRAYLDFNPGDVKLPPAMEGMNSEDLVAFFEGFVQGAGATLHLDLLKGRPGHGHHIWESAFRAFGQALREALTVRPWRAGMTAGVAGTIHFEVKKG